From a region of the Bacteroidales bacterium genome:
- a CDS encoding TspO/MBR family protein, which produces MAMKYINLALFAGMIVMNYLANALPLNNMTTGQLADKYPNLFVPAGITFSIWGVIYLLLAVFCVLQFTSADKTSVEILQGPFAITCILNSLWIVFWHYQKVSVSVLVIIAFLITLIYMNKQISSIPVGILKAIFGVYLGWLCIATIANITALLVFYNWHGGPLSEETWAIIMILAGAVIASLAIYSFRNPFIGLSVIWAFTGIIIKRQSDFRSIVIASVVAIFIVGIIMIIQFLAKGGFIQNQLS; this is translated from the coding sequence ATGGCAATGAAGTATATTAACCTCGCCCTGTTTGCAGGCATGATCGTCATGAATTACCTTGCCAATGCGCTTCCTCTTAATAATATGACTACAGGGCAACTGGCTGATAAATATCCCAATTTGTTTGTTCCCGCCGGAATTACTTTCAGTATCTGGGGTGTTATTTACCTGCTTCTGGCTGTATTTTGTGTGCTTCAATTTACTTCGGCCGACAAAACATCGGTTGAAATTCTGCAAGGGCCATTTGCCATTACCTGCATACTGAATTCACTCTGGATCGTTTTCTGGCATTATCAGAAAGTATCCGTCTCGGTTTTAGTCATCATTGCCTTTCTCATCACGCTTATTTACATGAATAAGCAAATCAGCTCCATCCCCGTCGGAATCCTGAAAGCCATATTCGGTGTTTACCTCGGATGGCTTTGCATAGCCACAATAGCTAATATAACCGCCCTGCTTGTATTCTATAACTGGCATGGTGGACCACTTTCAGAAGAAACATGGGCCATCATCATGATTCTTGCGGGTGCTGTCATTGCATCACTCGCCATCTATTCGTTCCGGAATCCTTTTATTGGACTATCCGTTATCTGGGCTTTCACAGGCATCATAATCAAAAGGCAAAGTGATTTCCGGTCGATTGTTATTGCCAGTGTGGTGGCTATATTCATAGTGGGTATCATCATGATTATTCAATTTTTGGCAAAAGGAGGATTTATTCAGAATCAACTTTCATAA